From the genome of Helicobacter pylori, one region includes:
- a CDS encoding cation:proton antiporter gives MENSTLYIVIAGLWLAVGFGIFLKKLDMPVIIGYICTGTVLAAFFKINDFNLLSDIGEFGIVFLMFMIGIEFNFDKLKSIKQEVLVFGLLQVVLCALIAFLLGYFVLGLSPIFSLVLGMGLSLSSTAIVLKFFEDSKQLSTPMGKSAVGILIFQDIAAIPMLLILTILGSKDSNVNLLILKTLISAGIILVLLLLPGKKGANLILEQAKDTHLPEIFIGTILVIVCSAAGLSHFFGFSMSLGAFIVGMAISKSRYKINVQEEFAQLKNLFLALFFITIGMQINVSFFIEKFFVVIFLLILVMGFKTAIIYALLRFFRDAKTAIKTALSLAQIGEFSFVIFLNSGSHQLFNLQEKKGILGFLHQKNILNIAQNDIHQLLILMVVFSMLATPFILKYLESIAQFILHQKSQENEPAKK, from the coding sequence ATGGAAAATAGCACACTTTATATTGTTATTGCTGGCTTATGGCTTGCTGTAGGTTTTGGGATCTTTTTAAAGAAATTAGACATGCCTGTTATCATTGGTTACATTTGCACAGGAACGGTCTTAGCGGCTTTTTTTAAAATTAATGATTTTAATTTATTGTCTGATATTGGTGAATTTGGTATCGTCTTTTTAATGTTTATGATAGGCATTGAATTTAATTTTGACAAGCTCAAATCCATCAAACAAGAAGTGCTCGTTTTTGGGCTTTTACAAGTAGTTTTATGCGCTTTAATCGCTTTTTTATTAGGGTATTTTGTCTTGGGTCTTTCACCCATTTTTTCCCTTGTTTTAGGCATGGGGCTTTCGCTCTCTTCAACCGCCATTGTGCTGAAATTCTTTGAAGATTCCAAACAGCTTAGCACACCCATGGGAAAGAGCGCGGTGGGGATTTTGATTTTCCAAGATATTGCAGCCATTCCCATGCTTTTAATTTTGACGATTCTAGGCAGTAAAGACTCTAATGTTAATTTACTCATTCTTAAAACCCTTATTTCAGCAGGGATTATTTTAGTTCTTTTATTATTGCCTGGAAAAAAAGGGGCTAATCTCATCTTAGAGCAAGCAAAAGACACGCATTTGCCTGAAATTTTTATAGGCACGATTTTAGTGATTGTTTGCAGCGCGGCGGGTTTGAGCCATTTTTTTGGGTTTTCTATGTCTTTAGGGGCGTTCATTGTGGGCATGGCCATTTCTAAATCGCGCTATAAAATCAATGTCCAAGAAGAATTCGCGCAATTAAAAAACCTCTTCTTAGCCCTTTTTTTCATTACGATAGGGATGCAAATTAATGTGAGTTTCTTCATAGAGAAGTTCTTTGTTGTCATCTTTTTACTCATTTTAGTGATGGGTTTTAAGACTGCTATCATTTATGCGCTTTTGCGTTTTTTTAGAGACGCTAAAACTGCCATAAAAACCGCTCTTTCTTTGGCGCAAATCGGGGAGTTTTCTTTTGTTATCTTTTTAAATTCAGGCTCGCACCAGCTCTTTAATTTGCAAGAAAAAAAAGGGATTCTTGGTTTTTTACACCAAAAAAATATCTTAAATATCGCTCAAAATGACATCCACCAGCTCCTTATCCTTATGGTGGTCTTTTCTATGTTGGCAACCCCTTTTATTTTAAAATACCTAGAATCTATCGCTCAATTTATTTTGCACCAAAAGAGCCAAGAAAATGAGCCGGCTAAAAAATAA
- a CDS encoding DEAD/DEAH box helicase family protein: MFASLNVLKELKKHYKSNETNSKDPLKGVIWHTQGSGKTALTYHLTKIIRDFFSPLGKNAKFYFIVDRLDLLEQAKSEFSKRGLQVHEAKNKEDLSQKLKSPSVYVGPQGNDEIIVVNIQKFKTPNENLSDSAEMISKTELQESIQNSGNLQRVFIIDEAHRSYKPGGCFYANLIECDKTAVKIALTGTPLLEENAQDKATKKTFGNYLHTYSYVESIKDGHTLKLQLETIEKSYKEELQKTYRLLQESITIEYKEIKKETIFNDATYIKAILSYIIRDLLYFRRLNDEHVKAMVVCFSSEQARLANCLFDDAQEKVLQQNPNLTILNKLKSSLILHDKEEVKEEIDSFKHGDTDIAFVFNMLLTGFDLPNLKRLYIHRELKDHNLLQALARVNRPYNNMSFGYLIDFVGIQENFDKTTDDYLKELNRFNQSDANSDSNIKDIFADREVLEKDIKNAYDDLFNYPIDDIEKMTSAIVNISEMNELSKVSRAINTLKERYNLIRTSDDEKILSLKEKIDIEKIHKISSTLNQKAKQLHALKNINDPKNPNDLIMLEDLIALLDFKIEFKERKELRFKEKEEIEAKEKQVKELLEKTTDPKNKEIQKISKELSKLIQEPLTSQNFNEISHSYSAIISQLEQNNQQTTHLLNKYNNDLSYAKTHKRLMEKDISNPTDIFTLLSALKKAIDKDLSKRKEILYEEGLKDTIEVKLRDTIKQNSSLKDLKKEEKEFIAQTLFDELTQNHNQGNLHA; this comes from the coding sequence ATGTTTGCAAGCTTGAATGTTTTAAAAGAATTAAAAAAGCATTATAAAAGCAATGAAACCAACTCAAAAGATCCCCTAAAAGGCGTCATTTGGCACACGCAAGGCAGCGGTAAAACCGCTTTAACCTACCACTTAACCAAAATCATAAGAGACTTTTTTAGCCCGCTAGGGAAAAACGCTAAATTTTATTTTATTGTGGATAGGTTGGATTTATTAGAGCAAGCCAAAAGCGAGTTTTCAAAAAGAGGCCTTCAAGTGCATGAGGCAAAAAATAAAGAGGATTTGAGCCAAAAATTAAAAAGCCCTAGCGTGTATGTTGGTCCTCAAGGGAATGATGAAATCATCGTTGTGAATATCCAAAAATTCAAAACCCCCAATGAAAACCTCTCTGATAGCGCTGAAATGATTTCTAAAACAGAATTACAAGAATCCATTCAAAATAGCGGCAATTTACAAAGGGTGTTTATCATAGATGAAGCCCATAGGAGCTATAAACCTGGAGGTTGTTTTTACGCTAATTTGATAGAATGCGACAAGACAGCGGTTAAAATCGCCCTCACAGGCACGCCCCTATTAGAAGAAAATGCGCAAGATAAAGCCACTAAAAAAACTTTTGGCAACTACTTGCACACCTATTCTTATGTAGAATCTATTAAAGACGGACACACCCTAAAACTCCAGTTAGAAACCATTGAAAAGAGCTACAAAGAAGAACTACAAAAAACCTATCGCCTTTTACAAGAAAGCATCACGATTGAATATAAAGAGATTAAAAAAGAAACGATTTTTAATGATGCAACATACATTAAAGCCATACTCTCTTATATCATTAGAGATTTATTATATTTCAGGCGTTTGAATGATGAACATGTAAAGGCTATGGTGGTTTGTTTTTCAAGCGAGCAAGCCAGATTAGCTAATTGTCTTTTTGATGATGCCCAAGAGAAAGTCTTACAACAAAACCCTAACCTGACAATTTTAAACAAACTCAAATCCAGCCTGATTTTGCATGATAAAGAAGAAGTCAAAGAAGAAATTGATTCTTTTAAACATGGGGATACGGATATAGCCTTTGTGTTTAACATGCTTTTAACCGGCTTTGATTTACCCAATCTCAAGCGCCTTTATATCCACAGAGAATTAAAAGATCACAATTTACTCCAAGCCCTAGCCAGAGTGAATCGCCCCTATAACAACATGTCTTTTGGCTACCTTATAGATTTTGTAGGGATTCAAGAAAATTTTGACAAAACGACTGATGATTATTTGAAAGAATTAAACCGATTCAATCAAAGCGATGCCAACAGCGATTCTAATATCAAAGACATCTTTGCGGATCGTGAGGTTTTAGAAAAAGACATTAAAAACGCTTATGATGATCTTTTTAATTACCCCATTGACGATATAGAGAAAATGACTAGCGCCATTGTCAATATAAGCGAAATGAACGAGCTTTCAAAAGTTTCACGCGCCATTAACACGCTTAAAGAGCGTTACAATTTAATCCGCACTTCTGATGATGAAAAAATCCTTTCACTAAAAGAAAAAATTGATATTGAAAAGATCCATAAAATCTCTTCAACGCTCAACCAAAAAGCCAAACAACTCCATGCGTTAAAAAATATCAATGATCCCAAAAATCCGAACGATTTAATCATGTTAGAAGACCTCATCGCTCTTTTAGACTTTAAAATAGAGTTTAAAGAACGCAAAGAATTACGCTTTAAAGAAAAAGAAGAGATTGAAGCCAAAGAGAAGCAAGTTAAAGAGCTTTTAGAGAAAACCACGGACCCAAAGAATAAAGAAATCCAAAAGATTTCTAAAGAGCTTTCAAAACTGATCCAAGAGCCCCTAACAAGCCAGAATTTTAATGAAATTTCTCATTCCTATAGCGCAATCATTTCACAATTAGAACAAAATAACCAACAAACCACCCACCTATTAAATAAATACAACAATGATTTATCTTATGCGAAAACGCATAAGCGCCTTATGGAAAAAGATATTTCTAACCCAACGGACATTTTCACGCTTTTAAGCGCGTTAAAAAAAGCTATTGATAAGGATCTTTCTAAGCGTAAAGAAATCTTATACGAAGAAGGCTTAAAAGATACCATAGAAGTAAAATTAAGGGACACTATTAAACAAAACTCCTCCTTAAAAGATTTAAAAAAAGAAGAAAAAGAATTTATCGCTCAAACCCTTTTTGACGAACTCACACAAAACCACAATCAAGGAAATTTGCATGCCTAA
- a CDS encoding DUF5644 domain-containing protein, giving the protein MSVLKLHVKVFRFETNKDYNPAYESYFLEYQEDQYLLDLLKQLKGVSYNENIALKINQIAVFEDAKVSDLVAFFSKEWVLDPLSKRYALKDLVIDEKAVLKNYEDFFKQVPYITKGEKEELEKFIQINFINPQTNPKYLGDGFFLYVKWLMKRYPTERNRLLEMISQPESGVMNFLSVAHYLYKNDDNIDHEIYELQEILTNSKIKPWKDFSKNLLSLFQYHSNPPKTPNPPKTCALFNTYAKHLNTQSLLKSAKLYLEKMGQKIIDLPFCYDGGYYGKIISTHDFLTASAYNLALAKANGVSLIFCEEDAYLNILHAREVLDNNPEIIDSINEKLKKYQLVYEKGVEVVYLNEWVNEFLAWELKSPFDAFLGAEFSRIKQSDHFFNKIRLKAPHFLESFQNYAPLLEVNEESGLLQCAHLRYLGIDLGADFLIAHSLGLFYAFENLSLKASKIYKRDNDNTPTLFLSQIALMAMGEKDTQALGLDTHYHKVTFI; this is encoded by the coding sequence ATGAGCGTTTTGAAATTGCATGTAAAAGTCTTTCGTTTTGAAACCAACAAAGATTACAACCCTGCTTATGAGTCTTATTTTTTAGAATACCAAGAAGATCAATACCTTTTGGATCTCTTAAAACAACTCAAAGGCGTGAGCTATAATGAAAATATCGCGCTTAAAATCAACCAAATTGCGGTGTTTGAAGACGCTAAAGTGAGCGATTTGGTGGCGTTTTTTTCTAAAGAGTGGGTGCTAGATCCCCTATCCAAACGATACGCTTTAAAAGACTTAGTGATTGATGAAAAGGCGGTTTTAAAAAACTATGAAGATTTTTTCAAACAAGTCCCCTATATCACTAAAGGCGAAAAAGAAGAATTAGAAAAGTTTATTCAAATCAATTTTATCAACCCCCAAACAAACCCTAAATATCTGGGCGATGGCTTTTTCTTGTATGTTAAATGGCTGATGAAACGCTACCCCACAGAGCGCAACCGGTTATTAGAGATGATTTCTCAGCCTGAAAGCGGCGTGATGAATTTTTTAAGCGTGGCGCATTATCTATATAAAAACGATGACAACATTGACCATGAAATCTATGAATTGCAAGAAATCCTAACCAATTCCAAAATCAAGCCATGGAAAGATTTTTCTAAAAACCTTTTAAGCCTTTTTCAATACCATTCTAACCCCCCTAAAACGCCTAATCCCCCTAAAACTTGCGCACTCTTTAACACTTATGCAAAGCATTTAAACACGCAATCGCTTCTCAAAAGCGCTAAGCTCTATTTAGAAAAAATGGGGCAAAAAATCATTGATCTACCTTTTTGTTATGATGGAGGCTATTATGGGAAGATTATAAGCACGCATGATTTTCTCACCGCTTCTGCGTATAATCTGGCTCTGGCCAAAGCCAATGGCGTTTCGCTCATTTTTTGCGAAGAAGATGCGTATTTGAATATCTTGCATGCTAGAGAAGTTTTAGACAACAACCCTGAAATCATCGACTCCATTAATGAAAAACTGAAAAAATACCAACTTGTTTATGAAAAAGGCGTTGAGGTAGTCTATCTTAATGAGTGGGTTAATGAGTTTTTGGCATGGGAATTGAAAAGCCCTTTTGATGCGTTTTTAGGGGCTGAATTTTCTCGCATTAAACAAAGCGATCATTTTTTCAATAAAATCCGTTTAAAAGCCCCCCATTTTTTAGAGTCTTTTCAAAATTACGCCCCCCTTTTAGAAGTCAATGAAGAAAGCGGCTTACTCCAGTGCGCGCATTTACGCTATTTAGGGATTGATTTGGGGGCGGATTTTTTAATCGCGCATTCTTTAGGGCTTTTTTACGCTTTTGAAAATTTAAGCTTAAAAGCTTCAAAGATTTATAAAAGAGATAATGACAACACCCCCACTTTATTTTTATCTCAAATCGCACTGATGGCTATGGGGGAAAAAGACACGCAAGCTTTAGGGCTTGATACGCATTATCATAAGGTTACTTTCATTTAA
- a CDS encoding outer membrane beta-barrel protein has translation MIKRIACILSLSTSLALAGEVNGFFMGAGYQQGRYGPYNSNYSDWRHGNDLYGLNFKLGFVGFANKWFGARVYGFLDWFNTSGTEHTKTNLLTYGGGGDLIVNLIPLDKFALGLIGGVQLAGNTWMFPYDVNQTRFQFLWNLGGRMRIGDRSAFEAGVKFPMVNQGSKDVGLIRYYSWYVDYVFTF, from the coding sequence ATGATTAAAAGAATTGCTTGTATTTTAAGCTTGAGCACGAGTTTAGCCCTTGCTGGCGAAGTGAATGGATTTTTTATGGGTGCGGGTTATCAGCAAGGTCGTTATGGCCCTTATAACAGCAATTATTCTGATTGGCGCCATGGCAATGATCTTTATGGTTTGAATTTCAAATTAGGTTTTGTAGGCTTTGCCAATAAATGGTTTGGGGCTAGGGTGTATGGCTTTTTAGATTGGTTTAACACTTCAGGGACTGAACACACAAAAACCAATTTGCTCACCTATGGTGGCGGTGGCGATTTGATTGTCAATCTCATTCCTTTGGATAAATTCGCTCTAGGTCTCATCGGTGGCGTTCAGTTAGCTGGAAACACTTGGATGTTCCCTTATGATGTCAATCAAACGAGATTCCAGTTCTTATGGAATTTAGGTGGGAGAATGCGCATTGGGGATCGCAGTGCATTTGAAGCGGGCGTGAAATTCCCTATGGTTAATCAAGGCAGCAAAGATGTAGGGCTTATCCGCTACTATTCTTGGTATGTGGATTATGTCTTTACTTTCTGA
- a CDS encoding motility associated factor glycosyltransferase family protein — MPFLKALESFDAPFLEKEILKRFRDNLVFFKSYNPNLFNALNTPFKNYRLLFEKNHFNLLHTHTNALSYPKNQMIEIAFNMASDPLNNPRWSLDNNHLSLNYLKTQNNHKLPLTLKATHAILNFLNNHQTPCSLKKFLPPTIIYGVLDGLFLAILQAQNYRFHSLYLFEENLDLFKISCYFTRYKDLIIKGAKLFIQGFFNPNELKMDFLKRPITHSFLKLEIMPYKSAFNSRMKENIQSYYKQALRGWGSFEDELLGLKNTLKNLPLYPTLKTKPKKINSPICVVGNGPSLDLLLDFLKENEDKFIIFSCGTALKPLKTHGVKVDFQIEVERTDYLKEVLEKAPLEDTPLMGANMLNPNAFNTAKEALMFMRGGSACAYIDPLSIEYAAPFVGNAGVALASLMSDEIYLCALDCAYIKGFKKHAKNSYYENEKEIDTSSLISVEGNFKGYETFSDSLFLLSKERIEEALNYYQPKKVYNLSYGAKIKHAVSLNYSQVGLKNPDKQEAIARIKSMFSPRNNHANDLKNLQKNLISFKEDFFTHLNTPCKTKQEIFEWVDNLSGFCQTASAKTPTIGILFEGSIAHILQSVLIVSLHLNENELTPFINHSQNALKQFLKKACLLLQM; from the coding sequence ATGCCCTTTTTAAAAGCCCTAGAATCTTTTGATGCGCCCTTTTTAGAAAAAGAAATTTTAAAGCGTTTTAGGGATAATTTAGTTTTTTTCAAATCTTATAATCCCAATCTTTTTAATGCTCTCAATACGCCTTTTAAAAATTACCGATTGCTTTTTGAAAAAAACCACTTCAATCTCTTACACACGCACACAAACGCTTTAAGCTACCCTAAAAATCAAATGATAGAAATCGCTTTTAACATGGCTTCTGACCCCTTGAATAATCCCAGATGGTCATTAGACAATAACCACCTCTCTTTAAATTATTTAAAAACTCAAAACAACCACAAACTCCCCCTAACCCTTAAAGCCACGCATGCGATCTTAAACTTTTTAAATAACCATCAAACGCCTTGCTCTTTAAAGAAATTCTTACCCCCTACCATAATTTATGGCGTCTTGGACGGCTTGTTTTTGGCGATTTTACAGGCTCAAAATTACCGCTTCCATTCGCTTTATTTGTTTGAAGAAAATTTAGATTTGTTTAAAATCAGCTGTTATTTTACGCGTTATAAAGATTTGATTATAAAAGGGGCTAAACTCTTTATTCAAGGGTTTTTTAACCCCAATGAATTGAAAATGGATTTTTTGAAACGCCCTATCACGCATTCTTTTTTAAAGCTAGAAATCATGCCCTATAAAAGCGCTTTTAATTCACGCATGAAAGAAAACATTCAAAGCTATTACAAACAAGCTTTAAGGGGTTGGGGGAGTTTTGAAGATGAATTACTAGGATTAAAAAACACGCTTAAAAACTTACCCTTATATCCAACTCTAAAAACCAAACCTAAAAAGATTAACTCCCCTATTTGCGTGGTGGGTAATGGGCCAAGCTTGGATTTATTGTTGGATTTTTTAAAAGAAAATGAAGACAAATTCATTATTTTTTCATGCGGAACCGCTTTAAAGCCTTTAAAAACGCATGGCGTTAAAGTGGATTTTCAAATAGAAGTGGAGCGCACAGACTATCTTAAAGAGGTTTTGGAAAAAGCCCCCCTAGAAGACACCCCCTTAATGGGGGCTAACATGCTCAATCCTAACGCTTTTAATACAGCCAAAGAAGCCTTAATGTTTATGCGTGGGGGGAGCGCTTGCGCGTATATAGACCCTTTAAGCATAGAATACGCCGCACCTTTTGTGGGCAATGCCGGGGTGGCTTTAGCGAGTTTGATGAGCGATGAAATTTATTTGTGTGCTTTAGATTGCGCTTATATTAAAGGGTTTAAAAAGCACGCTAAAAATTCCTATTATGAAAATGAAAAAGAAATTGACACTTCGTCTTTAATCAGCGTAGAGGGTAATTTTAAAGGTTATGAAACTTTTAGCGACTCGCTTTTTTTGCTCTCTAAAGAAAGGATTGAAGAAGCCCTTAATTATTACCAGCCTAAAAAAGTCTATAATTTAAGTTATGGGGCTAAAATCAAGCATGCTGTTAGCCTGAATTACTCTCAAGTGGGATTGAAAAATCCCGACAAACAAGAAGCTATCGCTCGCATTAAAAGCATGTTTAGCCCTAGAAATAATCATGCTAACGATTTAAAAAATTTACAAAAAAATCTTATTAGTTTTAAAGAGGATTTTTTCACGCATCTAAACACGCCTTGCAAAACCAAGCAAGAAATATTTGAATGGGTGGATAATTTGAGTGGATTTTGCCAAACCGCCAGCGCTAAAACCCCCACTATAGGCATTTTATTTGAAGGGAGTATCGCTCATATCTTACAAAGCGTTCTAATCGTTTCATTGCATCTTAACGAAAATGAGCTCACACCTTTTATCAACCACTCTCAAAACGCCTTAAAACAATTTCTTAAAAAAGCTTGTTTGTTATTGCAAATGTAA
- a CDS encoding M3 family oligoendopeptidase: protein MKEQEWDLSALFENKESAEEFLKTLQTEAQEFESAYQNNLKNLDATGFANALKHYENLSEKISRVMTYAQLLFAKNAKEAKFYSQCEMACTNIQQHFLFFEIEFKNLDAKKQLAFIKKCKDHAFYLNNLIEKKKHTLNLDEEKIALALSPVGVGAFSRLFDEHFSSLKIPFEEQNLSEEEILALLHNPKRKIRKKSQKAFSKALEKSRPLLTYILNMVRKDLLIETRLRKYDKKESFRHIDNQISQESVDSMIEIVNANFSLVHRYYHQKAQILGHKLKDYDRYAPLSDGNTTMTYSQALEEVLNTLKAFSPEFYKIASKAIKEGWVDSHPKDFKQGGAFSHGAVPSAHPYVLLNYTGNRRDAFTIAHEFGHMIHQELSKKQGVLNMDTPLTTAETASVFSEMLFFEHLKKGLKSDEILFMLAGKLEDIFSTLFRQVVMTNFERRIHEIDEELDTKDFDRIWFEENQRMFEKSVKLTKNYHLWWSYIPHFIHSPFYCYAYSYGQLLTLALYGLYKKSDAKEFVKTYTEFLSLGGSKSPKELVSMFGFDIDSKEFWEIGMQEVRHLLEEFERLLACKEN from the coding sequence ATGAAAGAGCAAGAATGGGATTTAAGTGCTTTATTTGAAAATAAAGAAAGCGCAGAAGAATTTTTAAAAACCTTACAAACAGAAGCACAAGAATTTGAGAGTGCTTATCAAAACAACCTTAAGAATTTAGACGCTACAGGGTTTGCCAACGCTCTTAAACATTACGAAAACTTGTCAGAAAAAATCTCTAGAGTGATGACTTACGCTCAATTACTTTTTGCCAAGAACGCTAAAGAAGCGAAGTTTTATTCGCAATGCGAAATGGCTTGCACGAATATCCAACAGCACTTTTTATTCTTTGAAATTGAATTTAAAAATTTAGACGCCAAAAAACAGCTCGCTTTCATTAAAAAATGCAAAGATCATGCTTTTTACTTAAACAATCTCATAGAAAAGAAAAAGCACACCCTAAATTTAGACGAAGAAAAGATCGCTCTAGCCCTTTCACCTGTGGGAGTGGGCGCGTTTAGCCGTCTTTTTGATGAGCATTTTTCTTCTTTGAAAATCCCTTTTGAAGAGCAAAATTTAAGCGAAGAAGAAATTTTAGCCCTCTTGCACAACCCCAAACGCAAGATCCGTAAAAAATCTCAAAAAGCTTTCAGTAAAGCGTTAGAAAAATCTCGCCCTTTGCTCACTTACATTTTAAACATGGTGCGTAAAGATTTGCTCATTGAAACCAGGCTAAGAAAATACGATAAAAAAGAGAGTTTCCGCCACATTGACAACCAGATCTCGCAAGAGAGTGTGGATAGCATGATAGAGATTGTGAACGCTAATTTTTCTTTAGTGCATCGTTACTACCATCAAAAAGCGCAAATTTTAGGGCATAAACTCAAAGATTACGATCGCTACGCCCCTTTAAGCGATGGAAATACCACCATGACTTACTCTCAAGCTTTAGAAGAAGTGCTTAACACCCTTAAAGCCTTTAGCCCTGAATTTTACAAAATCGCTTCTAAAGCGATTAAAGAGGGGTGGGTGGATTCACACCCTAAAGACTTTAAGCAAGGCGGGGCTTTTAGCCATGGTGCAGTGCCTAGCGCTCACCCTTATGTGTTATTAAACTACACAGGAAATCGCCGAGACGCTTTCACTATCGCTCATGAATTCGGGCATATGATCCACCAAGAATTGTCCAAAAAACAAGGCGTATTAAACATGGATACGCCCTTAACCACCGCAGAAACCGCTTCTGTCTTTTCTGAAATGCTGTTTTTTGAGCATTTAAAAAAGGGTTTAAAATCTGACGAGATCCTTTTCATGCTTGCAGGCAAGCTAGAAGATATTTTTTCTACCCTTTTTAGGCAAGTGGTGATGACTAATTTTGAAAGAAGAATCCATGAAATTGATGAAGAATTAGACACCAAAGATTTTGACAGGATTTGGTTTGAAGAAAATCAAAGGATGTTTGAAAAGAGCGTGAAACTCACTAAAAACTACCATTTGTGGTGGAGCTATATCCCCCATTTTATCCATTCGCCTTTTTATTGCTACGCTTATAGTTACGGGCAGCTTTTAACTTTGGCGCTTTATGGGCTTTATAAAAAAAGCGACGCTAAAGAGTTTGTTAAAACTTACACGGAATTTTTGAGCTTAGGAGGGTCAAAAAGCCCTAAAGAATTAGTGTCCATGTTTGGCTTTGACATTGACAGCAAAGAATTTTGGGAAATTGGCATGCAAGAGGTGCGTCATTTGTTAGAAGAATTTGAAAGGTTGCTCGCATGCAAAGAGAATTAA
- a CDS encoding TerB family tellurite resistance protein — MEIILLIVAAVVLFYFYNTLKEYLKNPLNPKTKTEEYDLKNDPYLLVQSSPLDKFKQTQTGAYMRLLKFLDIQKNALDNALRSLFINELEQPLNSEQQNLAKELLSEPVDKKENFESLCQEIADHTHGEYTKRLKLVEFLMLLAYADGILDSKEKELFLDVGAFLQIDNQDFNELYDHFERFNAIEIPMSLEEAKNLFEIPKETNATKQNLEEKALNLSTPYYHKMNDNKRYSEQDFISLKKIALASQLLENDLKDS; from the coding sequence ATGGAAATCATTTTATTAATTGTTGCGGCGGTTGTGTTATTCTATTTTTACAACACTCTCAAAGAATATTTGAAAAACCCCCTAAACCCTAAAACAAAAACCGAAGAATACGACTTGAAAAATGACCCCTATTTGTTGGTGCAATCTAGCCCCCTAGACAAATTCAAGCAAACCCAAACGGGTGCGTATATGCGTCTTTTAAAGTTTTTAGACATTCAAAAAAACGCTTTGGATAACGCCTTAAGATCACTTTTTATCAATGAATTAGAACAACCCTTAAACAGCGAACAACAAAATTTAGCCAAAGAGCTTCTTAGTGAGCCTGTGGATAAAAAAGAAAATTTTGAATCCTTATGCCAAGAAATCGCCGACCACACGCATGGGGAATACACCAAACGCTTGAAATTAGTGGAATTTCTCATGTTATTAGCCTACGCTGATGGGATTTTAGACAGCAAAGAAAAAGAATTGTTTTTAGATGTGGGGGCGTTTTTGCAGATAGACAATCAGGATTTTAACGAGCTTTATGATCATTTTGAACGCTTCAATGCAATAGAAATCCCTATGTCTTTAGAAGAAGCAAAAAATCTTTTTGAAATCCCTAAAGAAACTAATGCAACCAAGCAAAATTTAGAGGAAAAAGCCCTAAATTTAAGCACCCCCTATTACCATAAAATGAATGACAACAAACGCTACAGCGAACAAGATTTTATCTCTCTAAAAAAGATCGCTCTCGCTTCCCAACTCTTAGAAAACGATTTAAAAGACTCATAA